Proteins from a genomic interval of Mycobacterium conspicuum:
- a CDS encoding MarR family winged helix-turn-helix transcriptional regulator, with protein MDLTDNILWLLKQAFHFSLTSLNEAISGHGVTTAQIGLMNRLANEPGLSGAELARRLLITPQGAQLALAALERRGLVERKQDPQHGRIMQAYLTDEGRAKTAAVLADAIAAHERVFGVLTNDEQQLLHDLLARVVEQGTGHALFKDHPE; from the coding sequence GTGGATCTCACTGACAACATCCTGTGGCTGCTCAAGCAGGCCTTCCACTTCTCGTTGACCAGCCTCAACGAAGCCATCAGCGGCCATGGCGTAACGACCGCTCAGATCGGTCTGATGAATCGGCTGGCCAACGAACCCGGCTTGTCCGGCGCCGAGTTGGCCCGCCGACTGTTGATCACCCCGCAGGGCGCCCAGCTGGCGCTGGCCGCCCTCGAGCGTCGCGGTCTGGTGGAGCGCAAGCAGGATCCGCAGCACGGCCGGATCATGCAGGCCTACCTCACCGACGAGGGACGCGCGAAGACCGCGGCGGTCCTTGCCGATGCGATCGCCGCCCATGAACGCGTGTTCGGTGTGCTGACGAACGACGAGCAGCAGCTACTGCACGACCTGCTGGCCCGCGTCGTCGAGCAGGGCACCGGTCACGCGCTGTTCAAAGACCACCCCGAGTAA
- a CDS encoding acyl-CoA dehydrogenase family protein — protein sequence MADAATPETALFVSTARAFLDKHASLDQVRALHDKDLSFDPEWWARAAELGWTSLLVPEQFGGGSVSGDGVRDLALVAENFGHTVAPGPLHPVSVVLAGLADAENRDQHATTIESLMAGETVAAWAVDEPDRPFVPQQPNVTATPTGSGYRIDGVKHRVEAGAESAVVLVVARTDEGPRQFLVSTDAPGITVTPQRSLDLVKRYARITFDGVTVETAAEVGTAAQACALIDRQTQIAVVLQCAELVGILDTVLGMTIRWALDRHSFGRPLASYQALKHRLADMKMWLEASRAITAGAVADVGARSPDAALTVSAAKSYLGEHAGPLAQDCVQLHGGIGVTWEHDLHMFLRRITLYRSMFGTPAEHHRAIYARLRNAGAVA from the coding sequence ATGGCTGACGCCGCCACTCCCGAGACAGCGTTGTTCGTCTCCACCGCGCGCGCATTTCTGGACAAACATGCATCGCTGGACCAGGTGCGCGCGTTGCACGACAAGGATCTGTCGTTCGACCCCGAATGGTGGGCCCGGGCCGCCGAGCTCGGCTGGACCAGCCTGCTGGTACCCGAGCAGTTCGGCGGCGGCAGCGTGTCCGGCGACGGGGTCAGGGATCTGGCACTGGTCGCCGAGAACTTCGGACATACCGTGGCTCCCGGACCGTTACACCCGGTCAGCGTCGTATTGGCCGGCTTGGCCGACGCGGAAAACCGCGATCAGCACGCCACCACGATCGAATCTTTGATGGCGGGCGAGACAGTGGCCGCGTGGGCGGTCGATGAACCCGACCGGCCGTTCGTTCCGCAGCAGCCGAACGTCACCGCGACGCCCACCGGCTCGGGTTACCGGATCGACGGTGTCAAGCACCGGGTGGAGGCCGGCGCCGAGTCCGCGGTGGTGCTGGTGGTGGCGCGCACCGACGAGGGGCCCCGTCAGTTCCTGGTATCCACCGACGCGCCCGGGATCACCGTCACTCCACAGCGGTCCTTGGATTTGGTAAAGCGTTACGCGCGAATCACTTTCGACGGCGTGACGGTCGAGACGGCGGCGGAGGTGGGGACGGCAGCGCAAGCGTGCGCACTGATCGACCGCCAGACGCAGATCGCCGTCGTGCTGCAGTGCGCCGAACTCGTCGGCATTCTCGACACCGTGCTGGGCATGACCATCCGATGGGCGCTGGACCGGCACAGCTTCGGACGGCCCTTGGCCTCCTACCAGGCGCTCAAACACCGCCTCGCGGATATGAAAATGTGGCTCGAAGCCAGCCGGGCGATCACCGCCGGCGCGGTGGCCGACGTCGGTGCCCGAAGCCCCGACGCGGCGCTGACCGTCAGTGCCGCCAAGTCCTACCTCGGTGAGCACGCCGGCCCACTCGCCCAGGACTGCGTGCAGCTCCACGGCGGAATCGGGGTCACCTGGGAGCACGACTTGCACATGTTCCTG
- a CDS encoding carboxymuconolactone decarboxylase family protein, translating to MTVTHRPLRLAPLADEEWDDQARTAVAALLPAGRANARDAGNLLGTLVRHPDLTRAYLKFNAYLLMNSTLSARVREIALLRIVHLRDCGYLWSHHFPIAQRAGLTTAEIDGIREGTATDDLDRLVVRAVDELDEHNTISDLTWAELGRHFDDRQRMDLVFTVGCYLSLALAVNTFGIEDEHPDG from the coding sequence GTGACGGTGACACATCGCCCGTTGCGGCTGGCACCGCTGGCCGACGAGGAATGGGACGATCAGGCGCGCACCGCGGTAGCCGCCCTGCTGCCGGCGGGGCGTGCCAATGCGCGCGACGCCGGCAATCTGTTGGGGACCCTGGTGCGCCACCCCGACTTGACCCGCGCCTACCTGAAGTTCAACGCATACCTGCTGATGAATTCCACCTTGTCCGCGCGGGTTCGGGAGATCGCGTTGCTGCGCATCGTGCACCTGCGCGACTGCGGCTATCTGTGGTCACATCATTTCCCGATCGCCCAGCGGGCGGGGCTGACGACGGCGGAAATCGACGGGATCCGCGAGGGCACGGCCACCGATGACCTGGACCGCCTGGTGGTGCGCGCGGTCGACGAACTCGACGAACACAACACGATTTCCGATCTCACCTGGGCCGAACTCGGCAGGCACTTCGATGACCGGCAGCGGATGGATCTAGTGTTCACCGTGGGCTGCTACCTATCGCTGGCCCTGGCCGTGAACACCTTCGGAATCGAGGACGAACATCCAGATGGCTGA
- a CDS encoding TauD/TfdA dioxygenase family protein, translated as MSLLTINKLTSSVGAEVLGVDADRLASDDLLGEAVMQALEDNGVLVFRELGLNPQAQVEFCSRLGEVDYSSDGHHPVAGIYPITLDTSKNSSAAYLRATFDWHIDGCTPLGEECPQKATLLSAVAVAETGGETEFANSYAAYEDLTDDEKQRFGSLRVVHSLEASQRRITPDPTPEQVARWRQRRTHEHPLVWTHRSGRKSLVLGASADYILDMDLDEGRALLAELLDRATGPDKVYRHNWSVGDTVIWDNQGVLHRAAPYDPNSPREMLRTTVLGNEPIE; from the coding sequence ATGAGTCTGCTCACCATCAACAAGCTCACCTCATCGGTCGGCGCCGAGGTGCTCGGCGTCGACGCCGACCGGCTGGCCTCCGATGACCTGCTCGGCGAGGCGGTGATGCAGGCGCTCGAAGACAACGGGGTGTTGGTATTCCGCGAACTGGGTTTGAATCCCCAGGCGCAAGTGGAGTTCTGCAGCCGGTTAGGCGAGGTCGACTACTCCTCGGACGGCCACCATCCGGTCGCGGGCATCTATCCCATCACGCTGGACACTTCGAAGAACTCGTCGGCCGCCTATCTGCGGGCGACCTTCGACTGGCACATCGACGGGTGCACTCCGCTGGGCGAGGAGTGCCCGCAGAAAGCCACGCTGCTCTCCGCGGTTGCGGTCGCCGAAACCGGCGGTGAGACCGAGTTCGCGAATTCTTATGCGGCATATGAAGACTTGACCGACGACGAGAAGCAGAGATTCGGCTCCCTGCGCGTGGTGCACTCCCTGGAAGCCTCACAGCGGCGCATCACCCCCGACCCGACTCCGGAGCAGGTGGCGCGCTGGCGGCAACGGCGCACGCATGAACATCCCCTGGTATGGACGCACCGCAGCGGCCGCAAGTCGCTTGTCCTGGGCGCCTCCGCCGACTACATCCTCGACATGGATCTCGACGAGGGCCGCGCCCTGTTGGCCGAATTGCTGGACCGCGCAACCGGTCCCGACAAGGTCTACCGGCATAACTGGTCGGTCGGCGACACCGTCATCTGGGACAACCAGGGCGTGCTGCACCGCGCGGCACCCTACGATCCCAACTCGCCTCGGGAGATGCTGCGCACCACCGTGCTCGGCAACGAACCGATCGAGTGA
- a CDS encoding aromatic ring-hydroxylating oxygenase subunit alpha: protein MGRWPKPAEGSWTEHYPELGTGPISFRDSTSPEFYELEREAIFKRAWLNVGRVEELPRVGSYFTKEIEAARTSVVVVKGKDEAIRAFYNVCRHRGNKLVWNDFPHEETSGTCRQFTCKYHGWRYNLEGALTFVQQPQEFFDLDAADYGLRPVHCDVWNGFIFINLDEQPRQGLREFLGPMVTGLDDYPFGKLTERYDFLAHNNSNWKIFADAFQEYYHVPSLHPQQVPSAVRDPNAGFECAHFQIDGPHRVVSTAGTRRWLLAPEFMYPIERATRSGLVGPWRTPDIGELPAGLNPGGIEPWGISNFQIFPNLEILIYGGWYLLYRYWPTSHNTHKFEAYTAFHPARTVRERIEHEVAAVVLKEFALQDAGMLGGTQAALETGVVDEFPLNDQEILVRHLHKEVVDWVSAYQRETQPVGV, encoded by the coding sequence ATGGGGCGATGGCCTAAACCGGCAGAAGGCAGTTGGACCGAGCATTACCCGGAGCTGGGTACCGGCCCAATCTCCTTCCGCGATTCGACGTCACCGGAGTTCTACGAGCTCGAACGGGAAGCGATCTTCAAACGCGCGTGGCTCAACGTCGGCCGCGTCGAGGAGCTGCCACGGGTGGGCAGTTACTTCACCAAAGAGATCGAGGCCGCCCGCACGTCGGTGGTCGTGGTCAAGGGCAAAGACGAGGCGATTCGGGCCTTCTACAACGTGTGCCGCCACCGCGGTAACAAGTTGGTGTGGAACGACTTTCCGCACGAGGAAACCAGCGGGACATGCCGGCAATTCACCTGCAAGTACCACGGGTGGCGATACAACCTCGAGGGCGCGCTGACCTTCGTGCAGCAACCGCAGGAGTTCTTCGACCTCGATGCCGCCGACTACGGGCTGCGCCCGGTGCACTGCGACGTGTGGAACGGCTTCATCTTCATCAACCTCGACGAGCAGCCGCGACAAGGCTTGCGCGAGTTCCTCGGCCCCATGGTCACCGGGTTGGACGACTACCCGTTCGGCAAGCTCACGGAACGCTATGACTTCCTGGCTCACAACAACAGCAACTGGAAGATCTTCGCCGATGCGTTCCAGGAGTACTACCACGTTCCGTCGCTGCATCCCCAGCAGGTGCCATCGGCGGTGCGCGACCCCAACGCCGGCTTCGAGTGCGCGCATTTCCAGATCGACGGGCCGCACCGCGTGGTGTCGACGGCGGGCACCCGACGTTGGCTGCTGGCGCCGGAGTTCATGTACCCGATCGAACGCGCAACGCGCAGTGGGCTTGTCGGACCATGGCGTACTCCGGACATCGGCGAGCTGCCCGCCGGGCTCAACCCGGGTGGGATCGAGCCCTGGGGCATCAGCAATTTTCAGATCTTCCCCAACCTGGAGATCCTCATCTACGGCGGCTGGTATCTGCTGTACCGGTATTGGCCGACGTCGCACAACACGCACAAATTCGAGGCGTACACCGCGTTCCACCCGGCCCGGACGGTGCGGGAACGCATCGAGCACGAAGTGGCCGCGGTGGTGCTCAAGGAGTTCGCCCTGCAGGACGCCGGCATGCTCGGCGGCACCCAGGCGGCCTTGGAAACCGGCGTCGTCGACGAATTCCCCCTCAACGACCAGGAGATCCTGGTGCGCCATCTTCACAAAGAGGTGGTGGATTGGGTGTCGGCCTACCAGCGCGAGACGCAGCCGGTGGGGGTGTAA
- a CDS encoding SDR family NAD(P)-dependent oxidoreductase — translation MTRVAVVTGGASGMGESTCHELGRRGHKVAVLDINEQAAQRVSEELRAEGVEALGVAADVADRPAVEEAFAKVRTELGPVGILVTSAGMVGFGDFLDLTPQDWSRIIDVNLNGTFHCCQVALPDMIAAKWGRIVMISSSSAQRGSPRMAHYAASKGAVITLTKSLANEYASMGITVNNIPPSGIETPMQRQSQAEGHLKSNAEIASRIPVGHLGTGDDIAAAVGFLCSDEAGFITGQVLGVNGGAVM, via the coding sequence ATGACACGGGTCGCGGTGGTGACCGGCGGTGCGTCGGGCATGGGCGAGTCAACCTGCCACGAGCTAGGCCGGCGCGGGCACAAGGTCGCGGTCCTCGACATCAATGAGCAAGCGGCGCAACGAGTTTCCGAAGAGCTTCGCGCCGAGGGTGTCGAGGCACTCGGGGTGGCGGCCGATGTCGCCGATCGCCCCGCGGTGGAGGAGGCTTTCGCGAAGGTCCGCACCGAACTCGGGCCGGTCGGCATCCTGGTGACCAGCGCCGGGATGGTCGGGTTCGGCGACTTTCTCGATCTCACGCCGCAGGACTGGTCGCGCATCATCGATGTCAACCTCAACGGCACATTCCATTGTTGCCAGGTCGCACTGCCGGACATGATCGCGGCGAAGTGGGGCCGCATCGTGATGATCTCGTCGTCGAGCGCACAACGAGGCTCGCCGCGGATGGCGCATTACGCCGCGTCCAAGGGAGCGGTGATCACGCTCACCAAATCGCTGGCCAACGAATATGCGTCGATGGGCATCACCGTCAACAACATCCCGCCGTCGGGCATTGAGACGCCGATGCAACGTCAGTCGCAGGCCGAGGGGCACCTGAAGTCCAATGCGGAGATTGCCAGCCGGATTCCGGTGGGGCACTTGGGCACCGGCGACGACATCGCGGCGGCAGTGGGGTTCCTGTGTTCGGACGAGGCCGGCTTCATCACCGGCCAGGTGCTCGGCGTCAACGGCGGGGCCGTGATGTGA